In Scomber japonicus isolate fScoJap1 chromosome 20, fScoJap1.pri, whole genome shotgun sequence, the genomic window TCACTTCTCTCAGTTTTATGCCTAGAGAGAAAAATGTTAATACGGCAATTCCTTAACATAAAGTCTTAtatagttatttttatttatttatttatgtttttagcattcatacaaataaaaatgtagactacataattaataaaaaaaaacactgactatTAAAAAATAAGAGATGAACACTTcatcatttcttcattttttcagCTTGTACCAAGGTTTTTAGAAGCTCCATGCTTATAGCCACAAGCCTCTTTATTGACACCTTTGCTCTTCTTGTATTTCTCTCCTCTGACCCTCGATGACGGCTGCAGTGAAACTCCACTGACTGGATTGTATTTACTGATGCCTTTAGCACACTGTGCTAACTGAGCCATAACTGATGTCTCTAAACATGCGATATTATCTGTCAAggccagtttgatatgctttttacaatgttttcttggttgcaatcatttaaacgttggaccatttcatgtaattcaaatacaattagCCTAaataaaaggcatcaagttggaagtacaatctgggctgtctttttctttcaacgcttCAATAGGTAGATCTTGCCTTTCATcaaggtggagttcagggatcttgggcttaaaaaggttggagaccactgcactaGAGGTTATGGTTTCACTCCTTGGCTGAGGACTCCCATAGTGAGATGTTTTTTGGCATCCAAATTCATCATGTCATCAAATGCCTATCAAAAGGAATCCTGAAAATACAGAAGGACTGAATTCCTTACTCTTAATGATGATGTGAGAGTGCATCATGTGTCATTTTTGAATGTTTGTGATggtcaaaaacatttaaaacatatatgtAACATTTAAGCATATAATTTAAACAAGTCTATGACACACATCATTTCATGTGGGACATTATGCAAATTACCCCTCTTGTTTTACTTTGCTGTGAACAGTGATGGGTGCGGTTTGTAGCCTTGTCATATAAAGAGGCAGAGTCACAGATAGACTGAAATTTACTTCTTCACTTCAGCAGCAGATCTGCTCTTctgtctttaaaacaaaaatgattggCAACATGACAAAACAAGGTAAATCAATATATAACTGCATTCTTAATATTTGACTTGATAAATTTAGTAAAGTTTAAAGAAGTATAAAATGTTTTGGAGaggttaaatgtatttttactagTAGATGTTGATATCTTGAAAAACAATTTCTTATTGAAAGAAGAATATTCTTGTTAAATACCATTCTGACTAGTGATAATACAGTTTTGAGCAGATGAAATGTTATTATGAATCTCTAAAATGTAATTACAGACAAGAGTGTGGCTggattaaatgttaaaacagctTGTCATAATtgcacacacagatgaaggtgcacatacacaaactaAATCACAAAACACCTCTCTGCCAAGTCTTgcagttaaaaacacattattttggAGGcttttttacctttatttaacagttgaTGGCAGAAAGGCCAATACGAATCACGgggagagacagacatgggGATGACATGCAATGAAGTTCCCTTGCTGGACTTGAACCAAGGACATTGCTGGTATTTACCATGCACTGTAACCACTCTGCTATGAGGGCGCTCAAAAATGCCTAATTTTTACCATGTTTTGTTCCCAGCAACTAAGAGGCAAAATACTCATGGATCCTAAAACTGTGCACTGTAGGCAACTTGAGCCTTTCCAGCTATAGTTATCCATCCCTGGTGTGGATTGATTTAACACATTCTATGAATACACATTGattgtttgtccttttttttcagCCTTTTTGTCTACACTTCCCACAGTTACAGCTTGTGGCCCCACTTCTGGCATAGGATTCCCCACCATCAGGATTGTGATGGTGGGGAAGACTGGAGCTGGGAAGAGCGCCTCAGGAAACACCATTCTGGGGAAACAGTGCTTTAAATCTGAGTTTTGCCCTCAATCTTTGACAAAGATCTGTAAAAAGGCTGATGGTGAGGTGGATGGACAAAATGTTACTGTTATCGACACTCCAGGCCTGTTTGACACCGGGAACACTGAAGAGAAAACAGTTAAAGATATTGCCCAGAGCATTGCTTGTGCTTCTCCTGGACCTCATATCTTCCTGGTCGTCATCAAACTGGACAGattcacagaggaagaaaagcaaacagtgCAGAAGATTCAGAAAATCTTTGGTGAGGAAGCCAACAAATACAGCATGATTCTCTTTACCCATGGTGACGTGCTTGAAGGAAAACCTATCGAGGAGTTTTTGAAGAACAGCAAAGATCTGCAGCAACTTGTGACAAAATGTAACAACCAGTACCACGTGTTCAATAATAAGATGGAGGATCGTTCTCAGGTCAGCGAGCTGCTCAAGAACATCAGAAATATAAACATGAAGAATGGAGGAAGCTACTACACCACTGAAATGTTcaaaaaagcagagagagtgattgaagaggagagagagaggaagctaCGGGAAGCACAAAACAGGGTAATGCAAGAAAGACTGAGTAAACCCAAGAAAAAGCAAGAACTTCAGGCCAGAAAGAAAGCTGAGGACAGCACTTGGGTCATCCAACTGCTAATTCAAAGTTCCAATGTGGTTGGTTCACTTCTTCAATTAATCTTACTTTTCAAAAGGAGATAGAAGGTAACAATACAAACACAAGTGCTGCAGACACCAAACTATATGAGCAGCCTCTCCCCATCCATGCCAATCTGCTCCTCAGCCAGTGTAAAATTAATTGAATTATGGAACTAATTAGTAAAATTAGTCTCTACATGAAAACAATGTTCTGTATGTAGCCACACCTTTGGATCTGCAGTCAACATCCTGTATTCTgcaccatgttttttttattttgctttcttGTTTGGTTTGATCTATAAGTTGTGTGTTAATCGATATTTTATTGTAACAATAACAGAAAATGTATGGTTgatagttattgttttattactaTATGTATATCTGCAATATTAGCCCATATGTGGAATTAATGACATTATTATCAATAATTATTCAGTAATGACACAAATGATCAAGAAGATGTGttaagatgttttaaaaaaataaatgattattttgattCAGAATTTATGAGGTTGGTTGAGTCTTTATACTGCAAAGTTATTGGTATTAATTTAACTCACAGTTTTAATATTAACTGTCATAGTGTTTATATAATCCTCACAAGTTCCGAGTTAAAGTTACACTTTAGCTAGTGTTAACATGCAACTCTTTTATAgtgttacattacattacacatgtcagcttctatttttgccggacgtGGGAGCACGGCGCATCAagtcagcacagagcagatgtgcgggacaggaaatcgtgtacaaaatacaaaataaaacaccgggttaattttcaaaataaaatgcagcgtgtttacggcggatcatatttccctcactacagttctgaagtacaggtccgaggtttagatataaagtttattgtgactttgctactactgtgtgggctaacaaaataataataataataataataataataataataataataataataataataataataatatagtaatttaagcattctggggatataagctgtaggttatctgtgtttgaaatattacaATCTGTATTTAAACTTGATTCATGTGGATTATTCCTGCAGCACAACACCAAAAAATTTGGCGCCTTTTCTGattttgagcccctgcccctccaTAATCATGTGCACATCCCTGCTCCTCTCAGTGGGAGTTGGATTTATCAATTCTAATAGTTTGACTCTTAAAACCTGCACAGAGCTCCAGTAGATGATGACTTCAGGAGACTCCTTAAAGTCTTGTTGGGAGGGCCTGCAGTATATCCTCTAAACGTAGACAAAAATGAAACTCTGCTCAAACAGTAGAATCTATTTCTAAAAGAAAACTCAACAAAGGTGGGCACTGGTGTCCTCAAATCTTCAACTCTAAACTCTATAACCTCCAATATTGATATTTGGTGAAATGAGCGACTGGTTAGTTATGAGCATAAGTAAAAATGTGTTCTACATTACAGCATTACATTTCAGCACTTTATCCATTAAGTCATATAAACTCATGTGCTGATCATTTCTTTACAGTGAACATTTACTAGGATACACCCTGTATTAAACTGTAATGAGTCATGCATTACTCAAGCCTGTGTTTTGTAATAGTGTTACCTTGCTCTTGTGCTGACcgaacatataaataaaaccaaagcaaaTAAAATGCAACCAAGCCACGCCTTGATAAAGACTGTAGTTATATGCATATACATAGCATAGATAGACCTCTCTAAAACACCTTTTCATCGTGTTGAGTTTTGCTTCTTTTGCTTTAAAGTTTCATGACTACAACTTTAAATgtccattaaaataaaacttttaacatgtttaaGTCCCAGTGTGTTTGGTTAATGTTTACCAGTCATATCATTCACATATCACTGAGCTTCATTTTCTAGAATCCTCAGTATTTCTGCAACTGTTCTGTTTGTTGCTGACAGTTTGTGGAGCATCTTTTATGAAATGCCCGTAGTCATCACACAGCAGGAAAAATGATAAGTGCATCTTTCAAACTGAGAAAGCCTGTGCACATTTAACGCATTGATAACTAAATGACTTCATGAGTGTGCAAggcttttttttgtcagtaatgCACTTCTTGAATCTTCTGAACTTACTGATCCATGTATAATAAATTGTTTCTATGACATAGTTCATCTTGTATATCTACTGTTATTCTTGTGGACAGATGAACCACTTCACATACTTGCAGTTTGAGTCCAGGAGATGGAGGCAGTGCATTGCTAACAAAAAattctgcatttttctgtgACAGTCTTGGCACAATATCACAATCATCAGAACGGAAATCATTTCAAACAAATATTATTTATCTATTGCAGTCTTTAGTAAATtcctgtaatgtaatgtgtgcACGAGATGAAGTAATTAACATTAGACCTTCATGCCACATGATGTACACATATTTTACTTATAGCACACTATCAGTAACACTTGTCCGCAAAGGAAAACGTTTATCTCTTTCTACACACAAGAAGCTGCACCGGTTTTCAgtgaattaacattttttactcTAAACCACATCTTATCTGTACAATGTCACTGAACTAATGACAGTTTATCTTGCTGTAGTCCTACTTAGTACAGCCGGCAGGAAATCCCAACATTGTGATCAGGAAACAATGTACATTTCATATATGACTATCTGCCCTTCAATTCATCCACTAACCTCAAGCATTAGTTATCccttttttgtcatattttcgCACTTAGCCCAAATGTTATCCCGTCATGTGGATATCGTGTCCCATCATTTCCATTGAGCATATTAGGCTCCATTTGCCCCCGATTCGGGTTTTTGGTGACTTCAGAGGTATGCAAAACAGgggcaaataaaataaaaatgatgtacacagtaaataagtaaatatatgtttttttgtgtttggggTGTACTAAACCTTTATTTTTTGctgacacaacacaacatttCTTAGGCAATCACACTAGATCAAAACAAGATCATATGTCTCAGTGTAGTATGAATGGGAGTTTATGATGAATCCATGATAAAATATGTCCTCAGAATCATTTCTACATATttacaaatataataattaattatcatttattgtcttgtgACAGTAGAGACCTGCACATGATTCTGTGCCTTCCCACAAAGGACAGTAAAAGTCTATTTCATCCTTTATTCTTCATCCCAATTCAGTAGCATCAGTCTTTTCCTCTGTACGTGATGTTCGTGAAGGTGGATGTAGCTCCTTTGTATAGAGGATTGTGTCCCTGTGAGTCAAATACACATGAAAAGATGTGAGTTAAGGCGAGTTTGACAGAATAGATTAGAAATGCTTTGCTGACCGTAATTTGAGATTGAGATCTGGTAGCCTTGCTTGTAGTTTAGATAAACATAAACACGTGACTTATGTTCTCACTTCTGTTACTCACGGAGCGTCTTACAATGACTGTGATTCTTTGTGGTTTCACTCCTCTGGGATTTGGGTGTTTTTGAGGCCACAATTACCAGTAAAGGCTAATTAGCGTTAGCAATTTTAAACCCAGCCCTTCCGCTGGCTGCCTTTTGTTCAGCTGGGAGTAACAGCAGGCCACAAAAATAATCGAAAACAtgttgggaaaaaaagaacaagaaaccGCGTGTGTGGCCTTTTGCGTGTATCCATATGAAGGTGCCGACATGTTTGGCATGAGGATTTCTTATCACAACTGGTTAGACATTAAAGGGgcatgatttttttatttcaatctaaataaaatataactgtATCTTGATCTTGGTATTGAACAAACACCATATTGTTGGAACCTGTACCAAGAGCTGTACTGAAAACAAATTCCACCAGCCTGGCTGTGTggtcattaaatcaaatcaatcaataaatcaaatcaatattaTTAGTTTCTGAGTACAGCACATCGGAGTATTTACACACGCTTGCCGCCTCATGCTGAAGTCACTTACTGTGTCCCACTTTGCACGAGCACGTTCTTCCTCAAATTTGGCGAACTCCCGTCTGTCATGGATGGTAACCAGCAGCTTCCAGATAAGCAGAGCCGCCAAGCCAAGAAATAAAATGGCTCCTGCAACTGACAGAAGCACCACCAAAATGTCTGGACCTTTGGGACAGtctggacggaaggaaggagagataaaGGAATGAGTAAAGGAGACAAATGGGACAAGATAAGCCAGAAGCCAGGCCAGAGGAAGTCTGATTTCATAATGCTGTTTCATTTCTGTTGCTTCCTTTAACGTTTCTTTTGCTAAAAACTTCTACTTTTCAGACAAAGGAGTGTTTGTGAAGAAAACAATGTGGTGTGGTTCCTTCTAGCTGTCAGAATGACAGCTGCTTTTTTTAGGGCTATCATTTCTGAGAAGTGATGCAAGAGGACAAGGGCAGATAACAGTGATGAACAGAGACCAATGGGGCTGTTAAATACCAAAAAGTTCAAGGGATAATAGGCTGAAGTGGAAAATAGTAACCTGTTATGGCCAGGCCACAAATACTCTTTCCCTCATTGTGGTCTGGCAAGATGTAGTAGAAAATTAGATTTGCCCATTTTTTAGAAGGCCATCCAATATATGACTGACAGTCCTCTCTTTTAAACAGTCACTCATATGAATCCTTCCTACACCAGACTGGAATAACACATTGCttgttgtcattttttccacataTGTTGATGTTCTCCAAAATTATATCCACCAATTAAAGCTCTGTATAAATCTGAGAAGAGTACTGTAGTTGCAGagtcattcatcattttattccGTCAGCATCTAGTTTAAATGGTTGTTCACAAAGTTTAGGAGAAAAGcagtcacatcatcatcatcatctcaacaGTTGTGCTATTATAAATAACACACTGAGAGCATAACCAAAGTTTGGCAACAGTTCATTTTGCTCATTGCTAACAAAAATGCCTTAGCTTTACACTTCTCACAACTGTTgataagagccatctggttgatgtgtgtgtgtgtgtgtgtgtgtgtgtgtgtgtgtgtgtgtgtgtgtgtgtgtgtgtgtgtgtgtgtgtacttgtttgCCAGCCTTGATGTATACTGTACATCTAACCATTTGATTATGTGTGCCTGTATGCTCATGGGTATTTGGATAGCTAAGTGTTGGGTAACTTAGTGGGGCAACCAGGGTGAAGTTTTACAGCCAACATCAAAGcttcactcctcttcctctctccctcattcttACCTTGCTCTACTTCCTGCTTTTCAAATGACCCTTTTGATCCCTATCCCATTACAGCTCACATACAAATCTTGTCATGCTAGGGTTAAAGGATTACATGTgtcaaattatttattaacttcTAAATGAGAAAAATGCTGATTGTGTTCTccattttcctctcctctgtctttgatgtttccctttttaaaatgttctctaTCCCTTTCTTTTGCTTACTTAGTTTCCTCTCTATccctctgctgctctcctcttgAGGATATGTAGACTCAGCGGTTCCTCAAGGAGCTGGGCAGCTGTTTACGACCCTCTTTGACACGGCAGGGTGCACCGTGTTCAAGGCAAATTTTGGTGTACTTCTCTGCAACCCAGTTGTGTCTAAATTAAACACACGTATTCATTAAAGACAGACCCACGGGACAGACTTTCTCTGCGGGCACTGGTGGTCATTAAAAGGCTGTTTTACTGCCCCACGCTTTTTCTGTTTGGCCATTTAACAAGCAGATGAAGGGCATGCAGCAGGGAAGTGACAACTTGTACTCAAGTGAAGAAAAAGCACACTGACTTAGTAAGGTGAGGAATTTTGCAAGGATATATATTTCTagataggcaaggcaaggcaaggcagctttatttatatagtgcatttcatacacaatggcaactcaatgtgctttacataaaacaaacattaacagtAAGAATACTGATACTGAAATACTACTAAAAACAAATTTAAGTTAGATCACCATGGTTTTGTGACTTTTATCCTAGATGTGATTTTGGCTTCCCTAATCTCTTCCACATATAATATGAACCACCGTTATAGTAACTGAATGTTTGCATTGGTGAGGTGGTTCACGCAGCATCTCTTACCTGGCTCTTTGACGACAAACAAGATGGACTTGCCACTGGCGTCCTCATAGTACTGGAAACGTTCAACGCAGTCATCCTCATCCTTGTAAGTGCAGTTCACAGCATTTGTATCATGAAGTACTGGATGGAGGACCAAAAGGAAAATTGTACATCAGTTAGTCAAAGAATAGTTAAAGGTATCTTGTGTGGTTTTTGACCTCTGGCTGTGCTGtgcatatatattatttttgtggGTGGGTCCCTCTCTCAATGGTTTCAAACTATTCCACTGATCTACAAATGCAGTGATGTGTCAGGCATCACTGTATTTGTAGGCAGTGAAGAAGATGACAaccagaatttttttttttttttaattagaggTGTGTTTCCATCTCCTAATAATAAAAGTccaacatgcacatttttttagctctgttttggacTTTAATAACTACTAATAAAATGTCCAGCCCAGATGTATTGTCTGTTTCTATCACCAGATTTAAACTACAATTTGGAAATTCTCTGAGAGTTTGCTGTTAAGATTACAGAGCAACGTTTTTGTTCATATTTAAGAGGCCTTTGAGGTGTGTGACAgctatacagtaccagtcaaaagtctggacaCACTTTTTCATTTAAGTGAATGGGAAGATGTGTCCAAAATTTTTGGTTAGCAGGGTGTCTCACCTAATTCATCTACAAGCTTAATTTCATCCTTGCAGATTCGAGAGCAGGTGTTGTCGTCAAACAGCTTGCCTCTCTTGAAGTGTTTGCATTCTACACACTCCCTGTCAGgaaccaaaaaaaacatcaaccagGCCGTCAGCTTATTTTAGGTAGATTTCCAGACAAgcctgtgtgtatatgcatcCGTGTACAGACTCACTTCTTCATGGTGCAGGCATCAGGACAGGTAGGGCACTTGTCACATGTGGCCCCGTAGGCACCGGGCTGAGTGCACTCACaggccccacacacacattggccCCTGCCACTGCACAGCAGACCCAGGTTGGACATACAGGTGTCAGTACGTCTGGAGCAGTTACAGTTCTCACCCTGCCAGTCTGGTGCACACTGGCAGAAGCCACAGTTACAGACACCGTGGCCTGGGAGAGAAGCAAGAAACGatagagggggagagaaaaaagatggagggtTAAAATTCCAACTATTAACAGCTTGAATTCTAATATACCCAATACATACTTTGATGTTCTGTTATGAGGGTTTTCTGCACATCATACATGCTAATATTCTTCTTGTgctacattaaaacacattatatttatgaattattcaaattgaagatatcatttattttatggctggattacattttttaaaatgttttacagatTAATATGTGCAGATTTCCACACTGAGCTATAATTATTATTCTTAGACACAGTGGGATCTTGACTTGAATTTAAAAGCAAATACAATTACTGTAACTGTTGGTTTGAAAAGGTTCATTAATTAAccctaatataatataaaggcTCTTTGGCTAAGCCGCTTGACAATGTTTACTGGTATAGCTTCTATTTCCAAAGAAGGGTGGTATAGTGAAAGAcgaaatgaaaaacaataaagggGAGGAGGACAATGTGACTAAGAGAATTGTCTGTGAAACCAAGGGTGGGATGGATATTGAGAATCGTAAGCGGGAGCACTTGTAATTTCAATGGTTGTGCATCATCTGTTTAAAACAACCGAATTGGATAGGCTAATATTAACTAATGTTTttagtaaaataataagttaccTCTTCAACAAGACTATTATTCCCTTTCAGTTCTTCTTTAAATGTCTCTAATGGTCttataatcatttttattccaCTCAATCTGACAGTATCATATGCAGTATTATTCAGTATTGACTTGTTCTAGCTGTTCATTGAAGCTATatgatgttaaaacagaaatattcacTATTAAGACTACATATTTTTGTGGCTGCACAATTCCAGGAAATGGAAATGTCTTGTCTACTATTTCATACACATTTCCCAAATTCAGCCTGACTGCTCGGCATGACTTAGTATTGACTGGCTGTTGCTGGTTAGGGGATTTTAAACGAGTGAATTCACCACAAGCCTGTGTTGTATTCTCTGAATCAAAGTCCTCAATGACCTTGGAAATATCAAGGCTGTTTCTCATTGTTTATAAAAAAGCAAGCATATTCATTCCAAATGTTACAACTAAAATTTTTCAATATAAGAAAACGAGTTTCATCTCTTGGTGAAACATTTCACAACTTTGTAATTATTGATCTCTTGGCTTTTAATCCTAAACACTAGCAAGCATTCTGTTGGAAATCTAAAAACCTGTTTCACTGTGTCCCTAGGGgggcttttatttttgtctacatgactcagagtgtgtgtgagtgaatgtgtgcgTGCTggcatatgtgtgtgcgtgtcaatAAGAGAGTGACAATGCAAAACACATTGCGGCCTATCACCACAAAACAATGCCCAGATAAACAATGATACAGGAAACCACTTGGAACAGTCTGACTGGATAAAAGATTCATGACCAAAACTGTCCTTACCACCTGACCACAGAACTTCTGGCCTTTAATTAAACCATTCTGCGGGGGAAGAAGAATGGCAGTTCAAGACAACAGCAGACtaatttttttacacacacatactcacagaACATTTCCAGAACTCCCCTCCTCTTGGCCCTTTTCTGACCAAACAAGGGTTTATTTTTAGCTTAACACCACACCAGGCAATGAGTAAGCACAAAGGTATTTTCATGTTAATCTATGGGCCTTTGGGAATACAGCaaaacatttctgtgtgagAGCAGCAGATATGTACGTGAGTTGAATGATATATGAGGTTTGATAATGTGATGAAGTATGAGGCAggaaagcagcagaaacattatGTAATTAGCAGTGATCAATTAAAATATCCTCAGCAACACTAgttcatgtattttaaaaactaaTCAGTAACTAAGAGGAAATGTCTCTATTAAGTTAAGTAGTTGTGATAAAGGCCTGTACATTTTGACGACACAATCCCTGTTCTTAGCACCTTACAGGGgcaattttgtcattttcttttaattcgttctttgtgtttcctgtctgacaTTTTACTACTGCCATAAAATGTTCTTGTATTAACAGGAATAGAcggacattttggaaaatatgcaAATTCTTTTCAAGTGTTTACCACTCTCACGTCTTTGTGTTATGTACAAATTAGGTGATTAGCTTAGGTAGCTTAGTATAAAGCAGGATGATACAGCTAGCCTGATTTTGCCCAAAACTGTTGACAAGTGTATTTTAGATCTTTGGACAGAGCCATTCTAGCTTTTttccctgcttccagtctttatgctaagctcaCCCCTTGGTTGTAGCTCTATATTTAATGTAGAGACATGAGAGTAGtaaggttttttttctaaatgtcagATGCACCAAGATTTATTAAAGTCAATATTCCCAAAACCAATTGTCAGGTATAAAATGAGATAAttgatacaaaaacaaacacacaaaagattTGCTGGTTAGTTAAATCTTTTAAAAGTCTATTCAATGGTAATCTTACTTTTATGAAAGTATATTTCTATTGTTGGAAACATATGTAAAATTGTCTGTTTCTGTAGCCTATGTAATGTCTAACACCTGCTGTACACAGCTCATCCCAAAATCACTCCAGATCTCaattaaaaacatcatcatgCTAACCTCATGTGCTTTGACTTGATGATGTACTGTCTTCTTTAAAACACTAGAAGCAGAGTGGTTCAAGCTCTCAACAATCGCCAAACAAAAACTCATTCCCACTGTTTAGACATTTCGCCCGTGATAGAGAAACTTTCAGAAAGATGAGAGTCCCTCCTGACTGGACAAAGCTACCATCAAACTTACAAAAGCTTTGTCTTTATTCCTGAATCTTGTTGAACTCTGTGGTACAAAAGCTTGGCCTGGctgacacaaatacacaacctgagcttacacacacacacgttacacgcACCGCACCATATGTTTATTGTGAATAGAGCCCATGTCCTGGACAGAAAGGGGTTGTTATTGAATGTAATTCTTCCCAGATGAAGTGAGGGGCAATTCAGTGTGGTGAAGAGGACTGCCAGCACT contains:
- the LOC128381105 gene encoding GTPase IMAP family member 9-like; translation: MTKQAFLSTLPTVTACGPTSGIGFPTIRIVMVGKTGAGKSASGNTILGKQCFKSEFCPQSLTKICKKADGEVDGQNVTVIDTPGLFDTGNTEEKTVKDIAQSIACASPGPHIFLVVIKLDRFTEEEKQTVQKIQKIFGEEANKYSMILFTHGDVLEGKPIEEFLKNSKDLQQLVTKCNNQYHVFNNKMEDRSQVSELLKNIRNINMKNGGSYYTTEMFKKAERVIEEERERKLREAQNRVMQERLSKPKKKQELQARKKAEDSTWVIQLLIQSSNVVGSLLQLILLFKRR